In Amycolatopsis solani, a single window of DNA contains:
- a CDS encoding AfsR/SARP family transcriptional regulator: protein MTVHVLGPVEITKHGAPVPVRRRKQRLLIALLATRANQLVPLSRIIDVLWEQEVPKAARNQVHVHVAAVRRALTASDGDPAAVETCPTGYVLHAPPADVDLVRFDNAVSRGESELSAGRLTEADRLFRTALAAWRGTPLDGLEGRFAHAESARLEQRRLRVHEHQLDIGLTLGRFADLVPELAGLLTTNPLHEGFRRRYMLALYGAGRSADALAAFRDGRRVLGDELGIEPTRELRDTEVAILRATPVEELVGELLPPARRGERPDWGPRPRPQQLPAQANHFVGRTQVLARLDDVAGRRRSPVLVTGPGGIGKTAVCTRWAHANAAEFPDGALYIDLRGSGPTPVEPADALGRFLRALGTPADRIPGDVNEAAADFRSLLASTRTLILLDDAASAAQVRPLLPGTPSCRAVVTSRHRLDELTVRDGVEPIRLDALSATEAGDLLAAIAGRRRLHNEPTGTIARLAAACEYRPTALRGVALQLAERPELRIAGYLRELLAAPSFP from the coding sequence ATGACCGTTCACGTACTGGGCCCCGTCGAGATCACCAAGCATGGCGCACCAGTTCCGGTCAGACGGCGGAAACAACGCCTGCTCATCGCCCTCCTCGCCACCCGGGCCAACCAGCTCGTCCCGCTGTCGCGCATCATCGACGTGCTGTGGGAGCAGGAAGTCCCGAAGGCGGCGCGCAACCAGGTCCACGTGCACGTCGCGGCCGTGCGGCGCGCCCTCACCGCGAGCGACGGGGACCCGGCGGCGGTGGAAACCTGCCCCACCGGCTACGTGCTGCACGCGCCACCCGCCGACGTCGACCTCGTGCGGTTCGACAACGCCGTGTCCCGAGGGGAAAGCGAGCTTTCCGCCGGCCGCCTGACCGAGGCAGACCGGCTGTTCCGCACCGCGCTGGCGGCCTGGCGCGGCACCCCGCTCGACGGGCTGGAGGGCCGGTTCGCGCACGCCGAATCGGCGCGCCTGGAGCAACGGCGGCTCCGCGTGCACGAACACCAGCTGGACATCGGCCTGACGCTGGGGCGGTTCGCCGACCTCGTCCCGGAACTGGCCGGGCTGCTGACGACGAATCCGTTGCACGAAGGCTTCCGCCGCCGTTACATGCTCGCGCTCTACGGTGCGGGCCGGTCCGCCGACGCGCTCGCGGCGTTCCGCGACGGCCGCCGCGTGCTCGGCGACGAGCTGGGCATCGAGCCGACCCGCGAACTACGGGACACCGAGGTCGCGATCCTGCGGGCCACCCCGGTCGAGGAGCTGGTGGGCGAGCTGCTGCCGCCCGCCCGCCGGGGCGAAAGACCCGACTGGGGGCCGCGGCCCCGGCCGCAGCAACTTCCCGCGCAGGCCAACCACTTCGTCGGCCGCACGCAGGTGCTGGCCCGGCTCGACGACGTGGCGGGCCGTCGCCGCAGCCCGGTGCTGGTGACCGGGCCCGGCGGCATCGGGAAGACGGCGGTGTGCACGCGCTGGGCGCACGCCAACGCCGCCGAATTCCCCGACGGCGCCCTGTACATCGACCTGCGCGGATCCGGCCCGACGCCGGTCGAGCCCGCCGACGCGCTCGGCCGGTTCCTGCGCGCGCTCGGCACCCCGGCGGACCGGATTCCCGGTGACGTCAACGAAGCGGCCGCCGACTTCCGTTCGCTGCTCGCCTCGACCCGCACGCTGATCCTGCTCGACGACGCGGCTTCGGCGGCACAGGTGCGGCCGCTGCTGCCGGGCACGCCGTCGTGCCGGGCCGTCGTGACCAGCCGCCACCGCCTCGACGAGCTGACGGTCCGCGACGGCGTCGAGCCCATCCGGCTCGACGCGCTTTCCGCCACGGAGGCGGGCGACCTGCTCGCCGCGATCGCCGGACGGCGCCGGCTGCACAACGAGCCGACCGGGACCATCGCCCGGCTGGCGGCCGCCTGCGAGTACCGCCCGACCGCGTTGCGCGGAGTCGCCCTCCAGCTCGCCGAACGGCCCGAGCTGCGCATCGCCGGCTACCTCCGTGAACTGCTCGCCGCCCCCAGCTTCCCCTGA
- a CDS encoding amino acid adenylation domain-containing protein, translating into MGATEGTTLHELIAAQTRAAPSKIAVTGPDGDLTYAELEHRAEQVAVRLAALGAGPDRPVGLLVPRSAAMIAGMLGILRAGGAYLPLDPELPGSRLAALLSAAGAVAVVTTPELADRVAGRPVVVLGEDGGEPGPARPPTPGSALCYVLFTSGSTGTPKAVAVEHRQYVHYLDGLAERIEPGWSWALLSTFSADLGSTNVFGALTTGGRLHVLSREQAVDAQALADYFARHRIDAVKLVPSHLAALAGVDGAAVAGVLPRRLLICAGEPLTPGLVRRVRAARPDLAVENHYGPTETTVSMLAYPVPEEVPETIPLGRPFRGVRVHVLGPDHEPVPDGVTGTLGITGGNLARGYLGAPAATAAAFTPGPGGERVYETGDLVRRLPGGDLEFVGRGDDQVKIMGYRVEPGEVAAVLDRHPGVGQAVVVPHGSGGERRLAGYVTGSDVTATELRAFAADLLPEHMVPSAIVVLDALPLNGNGKIDRAALPDPFAGRAADRIAPGTGPAEQVAAAWAAVLGHDNVGPHDNFFDIGGTSLLLMRLRARLVQTLEREISMVTLFRNPTVHLLVQHLEAADAPAAEPGDGRGRSRLTAAARDRRRAAMSGGER; encoded by the coding sequence ATGGGAGCCACCGAAGGAACGACGCTGCACGAACTGATCGCCGCGCAGACGCGGGCGGCCCCGTCGAAGATCGCGGTCACCGGGCCGGACGGCGACCTCACCTACGCCGAACTGGAGCACCGGGCGGAGCAGGTGGCCGTGCGGCTCGCGGCACTCGGCGCCGGACCGGATCGCCCGGTGGGTCTCCTGGTGCCCCGGTCGGCGGCGATGATCGCGGGCATGCTGGGCATCCTGCGGGCGGGCGGTGCCTACCTCCCGCTCGACCCCGAACTGCCCGGATCCCGGCTCGCCGCCTTGCTTTCCGCCGCGGGCGCGGTCGCCGTCGTGACGACGCCGGAGCTGGCGGACCGGGTCGCCGGGCGGCCCGTCGTCGTACTGGGGGAGGACGGCGGTGAACCGGGGCCGGCCCGGCCGCCCACCCCGGGGTCGGCGTTGTGCTACGTGCTTTTCACGTCGGGTTCGACCGGCACGCCCAAGGCCGTCGCCGTCGAGCACCGCCAGTACGTCCACTACCTGGACGGGCTCGCCGAGCGGATCGAGCCGGGGTGGTCGTGGGCGCTGCTGTCGACGTTCTCCGCGGACCTGGGCAGCACCAACGTCTTCGGCGCGCTGACCACCGGCGGCCGGCTGCACGTGCTCTCCCGCGAACAAGCGGTCGACGCCCAGGCGCTCGCGGACTACTTCGCGCGCCACCGGATCGACGCGGTGAAGCTCGTCCCGAGCCACCTCGCCGCACTGGCCGGCGTGGACGGCGCCGCCGTCGCCGGGGTGCTGCCGCGGCGCCTGCTGATCTGCGCGGGCGAACCGCTGACGCCCGGCCTGGTGCGCCGCGTCCGGGCCGCCCGGCCGGACCTGGCCGTGGAAAACCACTACGGGCCCACCGAAACCACGGTCTCGATGCTCGCTTACCCGGTACCGGAGGAGGTGCCCGAGACGATCCCGCTCGGCCGCCCGTTCCGCGGGGTGCGCGTGCACGTCCTCGGGCCGGACCACGAGCCGGTGCCCGACGGCGTCACCGGGACGCTCGGCATCACCGGCGGCAACCTGGCCCGCGGTTACCTCGGCGCGCCCGCCGCCACCGCCGCCGCGTTCACGCCCGGCCCCGGCGGGGAGCGGGTGTACGAGACCGGTGACCTGGTGCGGCGGCTGCCCGGCGGGGACCTGGAGTTCGTCGGGCGCGGCGACGACCAGGTCAAGATCATGGGCTACCGCGTCGAACCCGGCGAGGTCGCCGCGGTCCTGGACCGCCACCCCGGCGTGGGGCAGGCGGTCGTCGTGCCGCACGGCAGCGGCGGCGAACGACGGCTGGCGGGTTACGTGACGGGATCCGATGTCACAGCAACGGAATTACGAGCGTTCGCCGCGGACCTGCTGCCCGAGCACATGGTCCCGTCGGCCATCGTCGTGCTGGACGCGTTGCCGCTGAACGGGAACGGCAAGATCGACCGGGCCGCGCTCCCGGATCCGTTCGCCGGGCGGGCGGCGGACCGGATCGCGCCCGGCACCGGCCCGGCCGAGCAGGTCGCCGCCGCCTGGGCCGCGGTCCTCGGCCACGACAACGTGGGCCCGCACGACAACTTCTTCGACATCGGCGGCACTTCGCTGCTGCTGATGCGGCTGCGGGCCCGGCTGGTCCAGACCTTGGAACGGGAGATCTCGATGGTCACGCTCTTCCGCAACCCCACCGTGCACCTGCTGGTGCAGCACCTCGAAGCGGCCGACGCCCCGGCGGCGGAGCCCGGCGACGGCCGCGGCCGCAGCCGGCTGACCGCGGCCGCGCGCGACCGCCGCCGCGCCGCCATGAGCGGGGGCGAGCGATGA